A region of the Streptomyces sp. NBC_00442 genome:
GTCGCCCGGCTGTGGCATTGCGCGACCATGCTGCGCGAGCACCGCGGTGACGGCCACGTCGCCGCTCTCGTCGGCGCACGCATCGGCGGCACCGAGGCCCACGTTCTCTCCGCACTGGCGCAGGGCATCCACCCGCCGCAATCGTTCGGCCGCATCCATCACCTGCCCGAGGAACGGCTGGCCGCGGTCATGAACGGCTTGTACGAGCGCGGACTCGTCGACACCGACGGCCGGTTCACCGATGCCGGCCGCCGGACACGGCAACGCATCGAGGCCCTGACCGATGAGCTCGCCGCCCCACCCTACGACGCGCTGTCCCCCGCGGAACTCGACGAGCTGATCAGGGAACTCGAACCGATCACCGCGACGCTCGTGGCCGCGGGGTCGCAGTGACGCGATCGGCCGTCGCGCCGACGCGGGGCAAGCGGCAAGCGCTCCCTCTGCCGAGGGGGCAGGACCCCCGACGGCCCGGCCGGCGCACAGCGGGCGTGACCTCGACGGGTTAGTGCGGGAAGCTGCGTGGCGGACGGGTCACGACGGTTTCGCGGAACTCGGCGATCCGCGCGTGCACTTGGCGCATCAGATGGGTCTCCTCGATCCGGTCGAGATAGAGGCAACGGGCTGCCAGGCCGGGGAGGTCGAAGGCGAAGTACAGGGACATCAGCGGGTTCACGAACAGCTCACTGCCCCGGGTGCGGTCGGTGAACCGGACGTCTCCGAATTCGCCGCGCACGGCCGCCGCGACGGAACCGTTCACGATGCTGGGACGCTCCGCGGTGTGCTGCTCCGCGTGCGTCACCGCGTCGAGGTAGAGCCCGCCCTCGCGAGTGGCTCGCGGAATGGAGAAGGCGCCGAGGTAGGCGCCGTCGCGCTCCAGCGCCGCGATGTTCTCCAACACCTGTACGTGGTTGACGCCGTGGTACGCGTCCACACCGAAGCCGACGGAAACGACGAGCCGCGTCGGTATGCCGTCCAGGGCCGCCAGCGCCGCCACGCTGGCCATGTCCTCCTCGGGAGTGCCGAGCCCGGCTTCGTCACCGCGCATCAGAATGTCCGTACCGCCGTCGACCAGCACCACGGCGTCGATGTGGTGCAGCTCCGTCAGCGCCTGGTAGGCGGCGCGCAGCGGACGCACCCCGGTCTGGGGAAAGGCGTACACCGTGGACGGGTAGCCGTGCCGGCGGAGCCACTGAGCGAGGGTCCGCTCGGGGAAGTACGCCTGGTGCAAGGCGGTTTCCGGGGTGACGGCGGCCAGGTCGGGGGCGGCCCAGTCTTCGCTCGGGAGACCTTCGAGTGCGCTGAAGGAGAGGTTCGCGAGATACACCTGCTTGCCCTGGTGCAGGAGCGAGAGAGCCAGCGGCAGCCCGGAATAGATGTCGAAGCCGCCGCCCGCGCCCGCGACGAGGATGCGTTCGGCCTCGGCGAGCCGAGCGAAGAGGGGGTTGGAGTGGAGAGACGTCATGACGATCATTGTCGGTCGGCTCCGGAGCAACGTGCTGCGACGTCGGAACCCGGTGGAACGCCCGACCCCCAAGGGGGTTTGTCAGTGCGGCCGGGTAGCGTCGTGGCATGAGTCGGATCATCTCGTACAGCACGGCGGATACATCGCACGTCATCGGATTCCTGGGCGCCGCAGGGCGATTCACGGATGAGCAGCGGCGGCTTGCGGGCATCATGCGCGAGGAAGCGCGGGGCGCGCAGAAGGAGATCGACAGGCAGGATCTGGGGTGGGAACTGACGGTGCCGGAGGCGCTGGAGCACCTCCTGGCCGGGCACGCGTCCTCAACCGCCGTTGCCGCCGGCAACGCGTATGCGGCCGCCATGCAGGTCGTCATCGACTGCAACGCGTCGGACCCGATGGACTTGGGGACGTTCTCCAGGCCCGCCACCTTCTTCGGCGAGCTGGACAAGGAGTTGCTCCGCCTGGGCGTGCCTGCTGACCTGCTGCCCGGGGGTTTCATCATGGGCGGCCTGCCCGCCGGGTTGCCCTTCTCGCTGCCGTCGACCGAAGACGCCATGGAACGCTTCGGCTACTGGCCGCTGGAGAAGACGCTGCCCGCGGCCGATGCCTACCGGGCGGTTCTGGACCGTGTCGACGAGGCCTTCACCTACGATCTCGACCAGCTCGTCGAGAAGCTCACTTGCGAGCACGAGGAATGGGTGGTGAGCCAGGACATCGACTGGTACACCCAGGACACCGTCTTCTTCTCCATCACCGGCTGACACACAGCCGTCCCCGCCGCATGGGGTTGGCCACGCCGTTTTCGCTGGTGCGAGGGCTGTCCGACGGGCCGTACCGGGTCGGGCCGGGCCGTCAGGGCTCGGCGTGGCCCCCGATGGTCAGCTCGACGTCGTCTCCCGCCCGGCTGAACTCTCGGATCAGCCAGGTGCGGGGGTCGATGGCGGTGCCGGCACCGGTGGTGTAGGCGGGGACGGCGAGCACGGGGCCCGGCCCGTCTTCGGTGCGCAACTCCGCCTCGGTGACCACGTCGTCGGACAGACGCAGCCGCAGTTCGACCGGCCACGGGTCCGCCGCGAAGGCAGAGGCGTCAGGAAGCCCCTGGACGCGGCAGCGGGCCCCCGGGAAGAGGTGTGTGTGGCTGCACACGGCCAGGAAGGTGTCCGCTCCGGCCGGTCCGGCGGAGGGCTGGTTCATGGCGGGGCTCCTCTATCCACGGCGGCGACGGGCACGGGTCACTCTCGCGTCCACGACGGCTGAGCCACGGCATTCCACGGGCGAGCCGCCCGGCCGCCACCCGGTCGGAGCCGCGGGAGGGTTCGGATCGGAGGGGCGGGCTGCCGATCGAGCCAAGCCGTGACCGACCGGTCCGGGACGGAGGGAGTGCGGCGTCAGAGCCCCTCCGTACCCCCCCTCCACTCCCGCCACGGCCTGCGGCTGCACGTTCACGCCCTTCGCGCTACACACCGTCATCCAGGGCGCGCAGGTCACGGCTGCGCGGCAGGTCCTTGACCAGGTCCAGGACCGCATCGTGCAGCAGGCCGTTGGTGGCCAGCACCGTCATGTCGCCTTCCAGTACGGACCCGCCGCCCAGGTCGGTAACCCGGCCGCCTGCCTCCGCCACGATGACCGGCAGGGGAGCCACGTCTTCGTACCCCATCGGCGGACCGGCGACCACGACGGCGTCCGCCCGGCCGGTGACGAGGTCCACGACGCAGCCCATCGACGCCATCAGGAAGACTTCCCGGTGAAGGGCGGTGAGTAGTTCCTCGGGCCAGCCTGCCGGGTTGAGCGCCTGGGTCCTCGCCCCACGCGTGCTGGTCCGTCCGGTGACCCGGGCAGGGTGGCCCGACGCCGGATCCGGGTTCTCCCCGGTCAGCACCCAGCAGCCCAGACCGCGTCCGGCCGCGACCATCTGCCGGCTCATGGGCAGGTTGATCACGCCTATCGCGGGGCCGTATTCGTCCTCGTAGGCGATGTCGTTCGAGAACACCGGCCACCGGCGGGTGAACGACGTGGTGCCGTTGATCGGGTCGATGATCCACCGCCTCCCCGACATCCCGGCCGTCGCTCCCATCTCCTCGACGTAGACGCCGTCCTCGGGCACGTGGCGGGCCAGCTCGCTCCTGACCAGTTCCTCGACCGCCAGGTCGATCTCGGTGACCTCGCTGCCGTCGTCCTTGCGGCGGCTCCCCCATTCCCCGAAGAAGCCCCGCGCGGACATCTGCCCGGCACGCGTGGCCAAGTCGACGGCGAAGTGCAGGAGTTCACGGTCCGCGGGCGGGGCATCGAAGGTGTGATCCATCCGATGAGCCTGCCACGACTCCAGCTCATCCGGCGACCCGAGCCCCGGTCGGCCGGGCGCTCGCTACCCGTTCCGCCCCCGACCGTTCACGGACTCTGGCCCGGACGCAGCGCCGACACGTCGAAGGCCGCTCCGCATATCCGCAGCGAGTTCGCCGGAATGCGCAACGCCACGGTGGAGCCCGGTGGATAGGCCTGGATCCACGTCGCGCTCTGCCAGCAGGGCTTGTCCGACACGCCCTCGTTCACCGTGTGCAGCG
Encoded here:
- a CDS encoding DUF1152 domain-containing protein, with protein sequence MTSLHSNPLFARLAEAERILVAGAGGGFDIYSGLPLALSLLHQGKQVYLANLSFSALEGLPSEDWAAPDLAAVTPETALHQAYFPERTLAQWLRRHGYPSTVYAFPQTGVRPLRAAYQALTELHHIDAVVLVDGGTDILMRGDEAGLGTPEEDMASVAALAALDGIPTRLVVSVGFGVDAYHGVNHVQVLENIAALERDGAYLGAFSIPRATREGGLYLDAVTHAEQHTAERPSIVNGSVAAAVRGEFGDVRFTDRTRGSELFVNPLMSLYFAFDLPGLAARCLYLDRIEETHLMRQVHARIAEFRETVVTRPPRSFPH
- a CDS encoding DUF7691 family protein is translated as MSRIISYSTADTSHVIGFLGAAGRFTDEQRRLAGIMREEARGAQKEIDRQDLGWELTVPEALEHLLAGHASSTAVAAGNAYAAAMQVVIDCNASDPMDLGTFSRPATFFGELDKELLRLGVPADLLPGGFIMGGLPAGLPFSLPSTEDAMERFGYWPLEKTLPAADAYRAVLDRVDEAFTYDLDQLVEKLTCEHEEWVVSQDIDWYTQDTVFFSITG
- a CDS encoding inositol monophosphatase family protein, whose translation is MDHTFDAPPADRELLHFAVDLATRAGQMSARGFFGEWGSRRKDDGSEVTEIDLAVEELVRSELARHVPEDGVYVEEMGATAGMSGRRWIIDPINGTTSFTRRWPVFSNDIAYEDEYGPAIGVINLPMSRQMVAAGRGLGCWVLTGENPDPASGHPARVTGRTSTRGARTQALNPAGWPEELLTALHREVFLMASMGCVVDLVTGRADAVVVAGPPMGYEDVAPLPVIVAEAGGRVTDLGGGSVLEGDMTVLATNGLLHDAVLDLVKDLPRSRDLRALDDGV